A section of the Humulus lupulus chromosome 2, drHumLupu1.1, whole genome shotgun sequence genome encodes:
- the LOC133818908 gene encoding uncharacterized protein LOC133818908, with amino-acid sequence MEVAKVGVWEGLMKSNQKSLRALFSRKHSNGDPNEPQEYRIPHLSPLANSVVSRSSRILQIPTEELQHHFGAEPPENVKELPTYARNFLEFCSYQALQTMTRRSDYLSDKEFRRLTFDMMLAWEDPIVKSKPLQKETESCSNQEVEDESGWSLFYSSSTNMAVQVDEEKTVGPEAFARISPACAAVADIITVHNLFDALTASTGHRLHFLVYDKYIRNLDKIIKAAKNALVSSIGNLKLAEGEIVLDVDGSVPTQPVLQHIGISAWPGRLTLTNYALYFESLGVGLYDKAVRYDLAADMKQVIKPEMTGPLGARIFDKAVMYKSTSMADPVYFEFPEFKGNSRRDYWLDIGLEIFYAHRFIRKNNLKGTQKSEALSRAILGIFRYHAIREAFRFSSSQYKTLLPYNLAESLPKGDIILETLLSRLILINADTAQHDVFAGSSSSKQVLKASPVSLLALLHLGFILQKEVKLDEKAIIIGDVCVGETNPLETAVKQSVSDTSSAEAAQETIDQVKVEGIDTNVAVMKELLFPVIAIASRLQLLASWEESYKSIIFLLFTCYSIFRGWIRYILPFLFLFVAVLMLWRRHFNKGKPLEPFRVTPPPNRNTVEQLLTLQDIISQVEALIQSGNIVLLKIRALMFAVLPRATDRVVLLLVFLAAVFAFVPFKYIIMVVFLEAYTREMPYRKESSDKIFRRVREWWVRIPAAPVQLIKPESDKKKKS; translated from the exons ATGGAGGTTGCCAAAGTCGGAGTATGGGAAGGGCTGATGAAATCCAATCAAAAGTCGCTGAGAGCTTTATTCAGTCGCAAGCACAGTAATGGAGACCCGAACGAACCCCAAGAATATCGCATTCCTCACCTTTCTCCTCTCGCCAACTCTGTTGTCTCTCGCTCTTCAAG AATCCTTCAAATTCCTACCGAAGAATTACAGCATCATTTTGGAGCAGAGCCACCTGAGAATGTTAAGGAACTTCCGACTTACGCAAGGAATTTTTTAGAATTTTGCTCATACCAAGCTTTACAGACAATGACTAGGCGCTCAGATTATTTGAGTGATAAGGAGTTCCGTCGTTTGACTTTTGACATGATGCTTGCATGGGAGGATCCTATTGTTAAGAGCAAACCGTTACAGAAA GAGACTGAATCCTGCAGTAATCAGGAAGTAGAGGATGAAAGTGGGTGGTCGCTTTTCTATTCGAGTTCTACAAACATGGCTGTTCAG GTTGATGAGGAGAAAACTGTTGGACCTGAGGCTTTTGCACGGATATCTCCTGCTTGTGCAGCTGTTGCTGATATAATCACTGTGCACAATCTTTTTGATGCACTGACAGCTTCTACTGGCCATCGACTTCATTTTCTTGTATATGACAAATACATAAGAAACCTTGACAA GATTATTAAGGCTGCAAAGAATGCACTGGTCTCTTCCATCGGAAATCTCAAGCTTGCTGAGGGAGAAATTGTCCTCGATGTTGATGGTTCAGTTCCTACTCAACCAGTTTTGCAACATATTGGTATCTCTGCATGGCCTG GGCGGCTGACACTGACTAATTATGCTCTGTACTTTGAATCACTGGGAGTTGGGTTGTATGATAAAGCTGTTAGATATGATCTTGCAGCAGATATGAAGCAGGTCATAAAACCTGAAATGACTGGGCCATTGGGTGCTCGCATTTTTGATAAAGCGGTTATGTACAAATCAACATCTAT GGCAGACCCTGTTTATTTTGAATTTCCTGAATTCAAAGGGAATTCTCGCCGGGATTATTGGTTGGATATTGGTCTTGAGATCTTTTATGCACACCGATTTATCAGGAAAAATAACCTGAAAGGAACTCAAAAATCAGAAGCTCTTTCACGGGCTATTCTAGGAATCTTCCGGTATCATGCAATTAGAGAAGCTTTCCGCTTTTCCTCGTCACAATACAAGACCTTACTTCCTTATAACCTCGCTGAAAGCCTACCAAAGGGGGATATTATTTTGGAAACTCTGTTAAGTCGATTGATCCTTATAAATGCTGATACCGCCCAGCATGATGTTTTTGCTGGGAGTTCATCATCAAAACAGGTGCTAAAAGCATCTCCAGTTTCACTTCTGGCACTTCTGCATCTTGGATTCATATTGCAAAAAGAGGTAAAGCTTGATGAAAAGGCAATAATAATTGGGGACGTTTGTGTTGGTGAGACCAATCCCTTAGAAACGGCAGTGAAACAGTCCGTGTCAGACACAAGTAGTGCTGAAGCTGCTCAGGAAACTATAGACCAAGTGAAGGTTGAAGGAATCGATACAAATGTTGCAGTGATGAAG gaACTACTGTTTCCAGTTATTGCCATAGCTAGCCGGCTCCAACTTTTGGCTTCATGGGAAGAGTCTTATAAATCAATAATATTTTTGTTGTTCACCTGCTACTCTATTTTCAG GGGCTGGATTAGATATATATTGCCATTCCTTTTTCTATTTGTGGCAGTTCTCATGCTCTGGCGAAGGCATTTTAACAAAGGGAAGCCATTAGAACCCTTCAGAGTTACACCTCCCCCAAATCGAAATACAGTTGAACAACTACTGACATTACAAGACATTATTTCTCAAGTGGAAGCCTTGATTCAAAGTGGGAATATCGTTCTGTTGAAGATTAGAGCTCTCATGTTTGCCGTACTACCACGG GCAACGGACAGAGTCGTTCTATTGCTTGTTTTCTTGGCTGCAGTGTTCGCATTTGTACCTTTTAAGTACATCATTATGGTAGTTTTCCTTGAGGCTTACACGAGGGAAATGCCTTACAGGAAAGAAAGCAGTGACAAGATATTTAGAAGAGTTAGAGAATGGTGGGTCAGGATACCAGCTGCTCCCGTTCAGCTCATTAAACCCGAAAGTGACAAGAAAAAGAAGTCATAG
- the LOC133818909 gene encoding uncharacterized protein LOC133818909 codes for MMKDLEGYNSGSSGAIDPSNIGFKLLKKHGWKEGTGLGISEQGRLEPVEAYLKNNKHGLGADKGKKKAPKPPDVKGNSTSYSKSEQDPPSKKSKTLSKKMRKMQEFERKLQEKEFERAFFREFWPDNV; via the exons ATGATGAAAGACTTGGAGGGTTACAATAGTGGTTCATCAGGGGCAATTGATCCCTCCAATATTGGTTTTAAG CTTTTGAAGAAACATGGCTGGAAAGAAGGAACTGGTCTTGGGATTTCTGAGCAG GGAAGATTGGAACCTGTTGAAGCATATTTGAAAAACAACAAGCACGGATTAGGAGCTgacaaaggaaagaaaaaggcCCCAAAGCCTCCTGATGTTAAGGGCAATAGTACCTCTTACAGTAAAAGTGAACAG GATCCGCCATCAAAAAAATCTAAGACACTCTCGAAAAAGATGCGGAAGATGCAGGAGTTTGAAAGAAAATTACAAGAGAAGGAGTTTGAAAGGGCATTTTTCAGGGAATTTTGGCCAGATAACGTATGA